In Oreochromis aureus strain Israel breed Guangdong linkage group 20, ZZ_aureus, whole genome shotgun sequence, the following are encoded in one genomic region:
- the LOC116319002 gene encoding taste receptor type 1 member 1-like isoform X1: MTHIVAYLCVLGSFLNGFDQCTVPESEFQLEGDYLIGGLFDIHQVNSSFYHHRPEAIDCSSAPFILSSYRRFQLMRFSVEEINNSTKLLPNVSLGYEIFDHCTDTVNFPGPLNLISVNGLIQPLEEPHKNLSKVIAVVGTYTSPQARAVAPLFMMNLIPMVSYGAASSIFSRRQIYPSFMRTVHASKDVTEVIFSILMEFNWKWVAFLYVDDSYGIDGLQLFLKKIKDTDICLAYNKALDHYSDYKAIFKQINAQNVNVIIVFAPEWTVEELMKSVKQINVTNKVWIAGDAWSLNKKIRDQIQGIKSIGTVLGVAEPNMTIPGFREFIYSFKAQTHCENAKQQKFCNQICHCSSLTAEEIIDADPSFSFPVYSAVYSIAHALHNILQCGADGCKENITVYPHMVLTELRKSNFTLLNQTVQFDENGEPMFGPYAIVFWDHDGSIHEVGYYNFHGSFDFSINSTIIKWHTADQVPTSVCSTECDVGYKKTQYGIHKCCFNCTICPNGTYNNITEDPYSCINCNNTQWSEEGSTSCSLRVVEYTPFTDIWAIGIMVGAFILVFISLALSVLFALNYNTPVVKSAGGPMCFLILVCLSLSSLSVFFYFGEPTVAFCILRYLPFLLFFTVCLACFVVRSFQIVCIFKIAAQIPKLHSWWMKYHGQWLFITVAFVTQAIFLLINYIYAPPSSKMDIYWNPKKIILDCDIDFKAALISLVLPLLFCFLCFVFSYMGKDLPKNYNEAKAITFCLLLLILTWIIFATGSILYQGKYMQPLQSLAVLSSLYSFLLWYFFPKCYIIIFQPQKNTHCYFQNLIQSYTKTISQ, encoded by the exons ATGACGCACATTGTTGCTTATCTTTGTGTGCTTGGGTCTTTTCTAAATGGCTTTGATCAGTGCACTGTCCCAGAATCTGAGTTTCAACTAGAAGGAGATTATTTGATAGGTGGTCTGTTTGATATTCATCAAGTCAATAGCTCTTTTTATCACCACAGACCAGAAGCCATTGACTGCTCCAG TGCACCTTTTATTCTGTCCAGTTATCGAAGGTTTCAGTTGATGAGATTCTCTGTAGAAGAAATCAACAATTCTACCAAGCTACTGCCAAATGTGTCTCTTGGCTATGAAATATTTGACCACTGCACAGATACTGTGAATTTCCCAGGACCTTTAAACCTAATCTCTGTTAATGGTTTAATCCAACCTCTGGAAGAACCACACAAGAACTTATCCAAAGTTATAGCAGTGGTCGGGACTTATACAAGCCCTCAGGCACGAGCTGTAGCCCCACTGTTCATGATGAATCTCATTCCGATG GTCAGTTATGGAGCTGCCAGTTCAATCTTTTCAAGACGACAAATTTATCCATCTTTTATGAGAACAGTGCATGCCAGTAAAGATGTAACTGAAGTGATTTTTAGCATTTTGATGGAATTCAACTGGAAATGGGTTGCTTTCCTTTATGTTGATGATAGTTATGGCATAGATGGTCTACAATTATTTCTAAAGAAAATCAAGGACACTGACATCTGCCTGGCTTATAACAAAGCCCTTGATCATTACTCGGACTACAAAGCAATATTCAAACAGATCAATGCACAAAATGTAAATGTCATTATTGTGTTTGCACCTGAATGGACAGTTGAAGAACTCATGAAGTCAgtgaaacaaataaatgttaCAAACAAGGTGTGGATAGCAGGGGATGCATGGTCCCTAAACAAAAAGATAAGAGACCAGATACAAGGAATCAAAAGTATTGGAACTGTACTTGGTGTTGCTGAGCCAAACATGACAATACCTGGTTTCAGAGAGTTTATTTattctttcaaagctcagactcactgtgaaaatgcaaaacaacagAAGTTTTGTAATCAAATTTGCCACTGCAGTAGCCTGACTGCTGAGGAAATCATTGATGCAGATCCATCGTTCTCTTTTCCTGTTTATTCTGCCGTGTATTCCATTGCTCATGCCTTACACAATATCTTACAATGTGGAGCTGACGGATGTAAAGAAAATATTACAGTCTACCCCCATATG GTTCTGACAGAGCTAAGGAAGTCaaattttacacttttaaaCCAAACTGTTCAGTTTGATGAGAATGGTGAACCCATGTTTGGACCCTATGCAATAGTTTTTTGGGACCACGATGGAAGTATACATGAGGTTGGCTATTATAATTTTCATGGATCATTTGATTTTTCCATCAACAGCACCATAATTAAGTGGCACACAGCAGATCAA GTGCCTACTTCAGTGTGTTCTACAGAATGTGATGTAGGGTACAAGAAAACACAATATGGAATCCACAAATGTTGTTTCAATTGCACAATCTGTCCAAATGGGACTTATAACAACATCACAG AGGATCCCTACAGCTGCATCAATTGTAACAACACACAGTGGTCTGAAGAAGGAAGTACATCATGCAGTCTGCGAGTGGTGGAGTATACACCATTTACAGACATTTGGGCTATAGGGATCATGGTcggtgcttttattttggtgttCATCTCACTGGCCTTGTCTGTTCTCTTTGCCCTGAACTACAACACACCTGTTGTCAAATCTGCTGGAGGACCAATGTGCTTCCTAATTTTAGTCTGTCTCAGTCTGTCTAGTCttagtgtatttttttattttggtgaacCAACAGTTGCTTTCTGTATCTTAAGATATTTACCATTTCTCTTATTCTTCACTGTTTGTTTAGCTTGTTTTGTTGTGCGCTCTTTTCAAATTGTTTGCATTTTCAAAATAGCAGCCCAGATACCCAAACTCCACAGCTGGTGGATGAAATATCACGGACAGTGGCTGTTCATCACTGTGGCATTTGTGACACAGGCAATCTTCCTTCTCATTAACTATATATATGCTCCCCCGAGTTCAAAAATGGACATCTATTGGAACCCCAAAAAAATCATACTTGATTGCGATATTGATTTTAAAGCAGCATTAATTTCTCTGGTTTTacctttattattttgttttctttgctttgttttttcctacatGGGAAAAGACCTCCCAAAAAATTACAATGAAGCCAAAGCAATAACCTTTTGCCTCCTCCTGCTGATCCTCACTTGGATCATCTTTGCCACTGGAAGCATCCTTTATCAGGGCAAGTACATGCAGCCCCTGCAGAGTCTGGCAGTACTCTCAAGTCTCTACTCCTTTTTGTTGTGGTATTTCTTTCCCAAATGTTATATTATAATTTTTCAACCTCAAAAAAACACTCATTGTTACTTTCAAAATCTTATTCAGAGTTATACCAAAACCATAAGCCAGTAG
- the LOC116319002 gene encoding taste receptor type 1 member 1-like isoform X2, whose translation MRFSVEEINNSTKLLPNVSLGYEIFDHCTDTVNFPGPLNLISVNGLIQPLEEPHKNLSKVIAVVGTYTSPQARAVAPLFMMNLIPMVSYGAASSIFSRRQIYPSFMRTVHASKDVTEVIFSILMEFNWKWVAFLYVDDSYGIDGLQLFLKKIKDTDICLAYNKALDHYSDYKAIFKQINAQNVNVIIVFAPEWTVEELMKSVKQINVTNKVWIAGDAWSLNKKIRDQIQGIKSIGTVLGVAEPNMTIPGFREFIYSFKAQTHCENAKQQKFCNQICHCSSLTAEEIIDADPSFSFPVYSAVYSIAHALHNILQCGADGCKENITVYPHMVLTELRKSNFTLLNQTVQFDENGEPMFGPYAIVFWDHDGSIHEVGYYNFHGSFDFSINSTIIKWHTADQVPTSVCSTECDVGYKKTQYGIHKCCFNCTICPNGTYNNITEDPYSCINCNNTQWSEEGSTSCSLRVVEYTPFTDIWAIGIMVGAFILVFISLALSVLFALNYNTPVVKSAGGPMCFLILVCLSLSSLSVFFYFGEPTVAFCILRYLPFLLFFTVCLACFVVRSFQIVCIFKIAAQIPKLHSWWMKYHGQWLFITVAFVTQAIFLLINYIYAPPSSKMDIYWNPKKIILDCDIDFKAALISLVLPLLFCFLCFVFSYMGKDLPKNYNEAKAITFCLLLLILTWIIFATGSILYQGKYMQPLQSLAVLSSLYSFLLWYFFPKCYIIIFQPQKNTHCYFQNLIQSYTKTISQ comes from the exons ATGAGATTCTCTGTAGAAGAAATCAACAATTCTACCAAGCTACTGCCAAATGTGTCTCTTGGCTATGAAATATTTGACCACTGCACAGATACTGTGAATTTCCCAGGACCTTTAAACCTAATCTCTGTTAATGGTTTAATCCAACCTCTGGAAGAACCACACAAGAACTTATCCAAAGTTATAGCAGTGGTCGGGACTTATACAAGCCCTCAGGCACGAGCTGTAGCCCCACTGTTCATGATGAATCTCATTCCGATG GTCAGTTATGGAGCTGCCAGTTCAATCTTTTCAAGACGACAAATTTATCCATCTTTTATGAGAACAGTGCATGCCAGTAAAGATGTAACTGAAGTGATTTTTAGCATTTTGATGGAATTCAACTGGAAATGGGTTGCTTTCCTTTATGTTGATGATAGTTATGGCATAGATGGTCTACAATTATTTCTAAAGAAAATCAAGGACACTGACATCTGCCTGGCTTATAACAAAGCCCTTGATCATTACTCGGACTACAAAGCAATATTCAAACAGATCAATGCACAAAATGTAAATGTCATTATTGTGTTTGCACCTGAATGGACAGTTGAAGAACTCATGAAGTCAgtgaaacaaataaatgttaCAAACAAGGTGTGGATAGCAGGGGATGCATGGTCCCTAAACAAAAAGATAAGAGACCAGATACAAGGAATCAAAAGTATTGGAACTGTACTTGGTGTTGCTGAGCCAAACATGACAATACCTGGTTTCAGAGAGTTTATTTattctttcaaagctcagactcactgtgaaaatgcaaaacaacagAAGTTTTGTAATCAAATTTGCCACTGCAGTAGCCTGACTGCTGAGGAAATCATTGATGCAGATCCATCGTTCTCTTTTCCTGTTTATTCTGCCGTGTATTCCATTGCTCATGCCTTACACAATATCTTACAATGTGGAGCTGACGGATGTAAAGAAAATATTACAGTCTACCCCCATATG GTTCTGACAGAGCTAAGGAAGTCaaattttacacttttaaaCCAAACTGTTCAGTTTGATGAGAATGGTGAACCCATGTTTGGACCCTATGCAATAGTTTTTTGGGACCACGATGGAAGTATACATGAGGTTGGCTATTATAATTTTCATGGATCATTTGATTTTTCCATCAACAGCACCATAATTAAGTGGCACACAGCAGATCAA GTGCCTACTTCAGTGTGTTCTACAGAATGTGATGTAGGGTACAAGAAAACACAATATGGAATCCACAAATGTTGTTTCAATTGCACAATCTGTCCAAATGGGACTTATAACAACATCACAG AGGATCCCTACAGCTGCATCAATTGTAACAACACACAGTGGTCTGAAGAAGGAAGTACATCATGCAGTCTGCGAGTGGTGGAGTATACACCATTTACAGACATTTGGGCTATAGGGATCATGGTcggtgcttttattttggtgttCATCTCACTGGCCTTGTCTGTTCTCTTTGCCCTGAACTACAACACACCTGTTGTCAAATCTGCTGGAGGACCAATGTGCTTCCTAATTTTAGTCTGTCTCAGTCTGTCTAGTCttagtgtatttttttattttggtgaacCAACAGTTGCTTTCTGTATCTTAAGATATTTACCATTTCTCTTATTCTTCACTGTTTGTTTAGCTTGTTTTGTTGTGCGCTCTTTTCAAATTGTTTGCATTTTCAAAATAGCAGCCCAGATACCCAAACTCCACAGCTGGTGGATGAAATATCACGGACAGTGGCTGTTCATCACTGTGGCATTTGTGACACAGGCAATCTTCCTTCTCATTAACTATATATATGCTCCCCCGAGTTCAAAAATGGACATCTATTGGAACCCCAAAAAAATCATACTTGATTGCGATATTGATTTTAAAGCAGCATTAATTTCTCTGGTTTTacctttattattttgttttctttgctttgttttttcctacatGGGAAAAGACCTCCCAAAAAATTACAATGAAGCCAAAGCAATAACCTTTTGCCTCCTCCTGCTGATCCTCACTTGGATCATCTTTGCCACTGGAAGCATCCTTTATCAGGGCAAGTACATGCAGCCCCTGCAGAGTCTGGCAGTACTCTCAAGTCTCTACTCCTTTTTGTTGTGGTATTTCTTTCCCAAATGTTATATTATAATTTTTCAACCTCAAAAAAACACTCATTGTTACTTTCAAAATCTTATTCAGAGTTATACCAAAACCATAAGCCAGTAG